The Ferroacidibacillus organovorans region TATACGTGCGCAGCCGCACGCGCGAGCCTGCCTCGTCAATCAAATCAATCGCTTTATCCGGCAGAAAACGATCCGTGATGTAGCGATCCGAGTAGCGGACTGCCGCTTCCACCGCTTGATCTGTAATTTTTACGCGATGGTGCGCCTCATAGCGATCGCGTAATCCGAGCAGGATTTGAATCGCCTCTTCGGCAGAAGGCTGTTCCACCTTGATCGGCTGGAAGCGGCGCTCAAGCGCGGCGTCCTTCTCGATGTGCTTGCGGTATTCGTCAAGCGTTGTCGCACCAATGCACTGAAGCTCCCCGCGCGCGAGCGCCGGCTTCAGAATGTTTGACGCGTCAATCGCACCCTCTGCGCCACCTGCGCCGATCAGCGTGTGCAGTTCATCGATAAACAGAATCACATTCCCCGCATTGCGGATCTCATCCATGATCTTTTTCAAGCGATCCTCAAACTCACCGCGATACTTGGTTCCGGCGACCACTGTCCCCATATCAAGCACCATGACACGCTTGTTGCGTAGCACCTCAGGAATCTCGTTTGTCACGATGCGCTGCGCCAGACCTTCGGCGATCGCCGTTTTCCCGACGCCCGGCTCACCAATGAGCACAGGGTTATTTTTGGTGCGTCGCGAGAGCACCTGAATCACGCGCTCGATCTCTTGTGCGCGACCGATCACAGGGTCAAGCTTCCCGTCTTTTGCAAGAACCGTCAAATCGCGCGCAAGACCGTCAAGCGTCGGCGTGCTCGCAGACGGCGTGTTGTCTGAACTCGCTTCAGGCGCATCGGAACCAAGCAGTTGAAGGACTTGCTGGCGCGCCTTATTCAGGCTGATCCCAAGGTTTGTGAGCACGCGCGCGGCAATGCCTTCGCCTTCGCGGATGAGGCCAAGCAAAATATGCTCCGTGCCAATGTAATTGTGGCCGAGTTTGCGAGCCTCATCCATTGAAAGCTCGATCACCTTTTTCGCGCGCGGCGTATACGTGGTGCCTGTCGCATTGCCCGTTCCACGCCCGATGATCTGTTCGACTTCGCGCTGAATTTTTTCCGCACTAAGGCCAAAGCTGACGAGCGCTTTTGCCGCAATCCCTTCACCTTCCCGGACAAGCCCAAGGAGGATGTGTTCCGTGCCAACGCCAGGATGTCCGAGCCGGACTGCTTCTTCATGCGCAAGTGTGAGCACCTTTTGTGCGCGTTCCGTAAACCGATTGAACATCATTTTCATCCCCTCCGTTATGACAGCGAACTCGATGGATCGGCGCGCAGCCGATCGCGAATCAAGGCAGCGCGGCGAACATCGCGCTCTTCTGCAGTCATCGTGTGACCCGCCGACTTTTGCAAAGAACCCGGTTGCGTCGCAACCATCAGCTCTTTGAGAATCCCTGCGGAAACGCCGCGAATGACGCCAAGATCGATTCCAAGACGCACGTCTGAAAGCCGCGAGAGCGCCTCTTTTGAGTCAATCTGACGCGCATACGCAAGAATGCCAAACGAACGGCACACGCGGTCTTCAAGCAATACGCGGTTGGCCTGCAATAGATGTTGGCGCGCCGTCCGCTCGTGGTTGATCAACTGGCGCGCGACACCGTGCAGGTTTCCAATGATCTCTTGTTCGGTCTGACCAAGCGTGATCTGATTGGAGATCTGAAAGAGATTCCCGAGCGCGTCACTGCCCTCGCCATAGATTCCGCGTACAGCCAGTCCCACATGCGTGACAGCAGACAAGATCCGGTTAATATGCCCTGTCATCACAAGAACAGGCAGGTGCATCATGATCGACGCTCGCATCCCTGTCCCGACGTTTGTCGGACAAGCGGTCAAATAGCCTTTCTCTTCATCAAACGCGTAATCGACCATTTCCTCGAGCCCATCGTCCAGTTGATCGGCCAAACGGTACGTCGTTTCAAGTTGATAACCAGGAAGCAGACACTGAATCCGCAAATGATCCTCTTCATTGACCATAATGCTTACTTCCTCATCTGGTCGCAAAAGGACAGCGCCGCCCGATGACTCGATTAGCCCCGGACTAATCAAGTGCTTCTCCACGAGAACTTGTTGATCAACCTCTGACAGATCGCGCATCGCGAACATTTCAAATGGCCCTAGTCGAGAAAGCGCTCCGTGCTTTGCTGCACGTGCCGCCGCCTCAAGAATCTCTTGCTTGTCTTGATCTGTCGCCAGCATCGGGAACACGCGTCCGCGCAAATTCCGCGCGATGCGCACGCGACTGCTGATGACAATATCTGATTCGGGACCATCATCCTTCAACCACGTTGCAGAGTTTTGCGCAAGGTAGTCTTCTAGAGACATCTGATCACCTTCTTCATCCTGTCGAAATTTCTGTCCGCTTACTCACTTACTCGCATCTCAAGCGCCCGAATTTGATCGCGCAGGCGCGCCGCTTCTTCAAATCGCTCTTCTTTTATGTGCGCCTGGAGTTCTTGGCGCAGTCGTATCAATTCTCGTCGATGCGCGATGGCGCCACCCTGACGCTTTGGAATCTTACCCACGTGTTGACTGGAACTCTGAATTTTTTTCAGCATTGGATCAAGCCCCGGCGCGAACGCCTCATAGCAATGCTCACACCCAAACCGCCCAATCTGTGAAAACTGCGAGAATGTAAGGCCGCACGATTCGCAACGCGTCTGCGATGACGCGGCGCGCTGCTTCACAGCGGGGTCAAGGTTCATGAGTCCAGACAACAGTTGATTGACCGAAAATGCGCCTGCCATAAACTGATATGCAGCGTATCCCTTTTCTTTTGCGCAGGTCTCACAGAGGTGGTATTCATTCTTTTCACCCTGCACGATTTCGGTAAAATGAACCGTCGCCGGGCGATTTCCACACTGCTCGCACATCATTGCGCTCACCTCCTGGCATAACCTCATCAGGCGGCGTGCTCAGGCGCGCCCGATGATCCTATTCCATTTCTTCACCGTCATGGGTTAAAACGGCGACCAACATCGCCACAAAGAGGCGTGCCCGAAACTCATCGCGCGTGGGAAGCGGCATGTGAAGGATGTCCCTTGATAGCACCGCACGCATCATCTTTGCCTCCCGCGCCGTGAGAATGCCGTCTGACTCCAAACGCCACACAATGCCTTCCGCTTCGCGCTGCGTGATTTGCGAGCCGATGGCGCGCATGATCGCATCGAGTTCAGAGTGCGCCTCCTCCGTCACCCGGCGGATCCGGATATACCCTCCGCCACCACGCTTTGATTCGATCACATACCCACGTTCAAGTGTAAAGCGTGTGGCAATCACGTAATTGATCTGGGATGGAACACACGAAAAGAGCTGTGCCAATTCATTTCGTTGTAGATCGATCATACCGTTCTCACTGTCTTCAATCCGCTTGAAGAGATAGGCTTCGATCTGATCAGCCGTGCTTTTCACCCATCCCATCCCTCCTCGTGAAAGTCAGCATTTTGACTTTGACTATCTTTGACCTTATGGTGTAATCATAATACGGCGCTCATGCGGTGTCAAATCTAAAATTTCGTCAAAACGATGAATCTGATCGTCAGCCAAGCGCCATTCCTCGATCGTTCCAAACCCGTAGCGACATGCAACGGTGTGAATGCCGTGTGCATTGCCCGCCTCGATGTCTGAGAGACGATCACCTACCATAACAGCGCGTTCATGCACAACATCTCTTAGCAGCATGCCGACAAGATCCGCCTTTTTTGATACGCGCATCCCCCCCGCACTCAGGAGTCCCGCTTTGAAGTGGTGTACAATCCCGAAATGCTTTGCAATACCCTCTATGTAACGTTGCTGCCCATTGCTTGCAACGGCACAAATTGCGCCTTCCTTTGTCAGTGTTTCCAAGGTGCTTTCCACACAGTCATAAAGTTTTCCTTGCCCCTTTTCTAACAAGTCAAGCTCTTCTTCAAGAAGAAGCGCGTCAGCCACTTCCAGTTCGTCCTTAGTCAAAGACCGACCATATAACACTTCCCAAATTTCTTCATGGACACGTCCAAAGGTTCCCACAATCGTTTCATCGTTTACGGCAGGCACAGGCATGACCCCACGCAGCCAAAGCCCGTCAAACGTTCTCCGAAAAGCCTGGACAGCAAGCACCTCTGTCTGAAACAACGTTCCATCCATATCAAAGATGTAAAGAACGCCCTGTCGCCTCATCAAAATTCCCCCATAATTTTTTCTCACCAAAAAAGAAAGACCGGATCTTCATTGACGCCCTTGCACGCCTGTTGGTAGACTGAGGAAAATCTGCATGTGAGAAGGGAACCATTTGGCCACAAACAAGTATGACGAAATCGCACAGGCAGCCATCACCCTTTTCAATCGAAAAGGATACCATGCAACCTCTGTTCAGGACATCGCCGATGAAGTCGGCCTGCAAAAAGGAAGCCTATACCATTATATCAACAGCAAGGAAGAACTGTTGCTGGAGATTGCCACAAAATCCATCAACGGGTTTTGCCGTGAACTCGAAGCTGTATGTGAACAGGCATCCACAGCCCAAGAAAAACTTGAGCGGGCAATTTATCACCATTTCGATATCGTCATCGGCCACCTCGAGATGACCACTGTCTTGCTGCGTGAGGCTTTCTTTCTA contains the following coding sequences:
- a CDS encoding ATP-dependent Clp protease ATP-binding subunit, which codes for MMFNRFTERAQKVLTLAHEEAVRLGHPGVGTEHILLGLVREGEGIAAKALVSFGLSAEKIQREVEQIIGRGTGNATGTTYTPRAKKVIELSMDEARKLGHNYIGTEHILLGLIREGEGIAARVLTNLGISLNKARQQVLQLLGSDAPEASSDNTPSASTPTLDGLARDLTVLAKDGKLDPVIGRAQEIERVIQVLSRRTKNNPVLIGEPGVGKTAIAEGLAQRIVTNEIPEVLRNKRVMVLDMGTVVAGTKYRGEFEDRLKKIMDEIRNAGNVILFIDELHTLIGAGGAEGAIDASNILKPALARGELQCIGATTLDEYRKHIEKDAALERRFQPIKVEQPSAEEAIQILLGLRDRYEAHHRVKITDQAVEAAVRYSDRYITDRFLPDKAIDLIDEAGSRVRLRTYTAPPNLKEAEQKLEEIRSEKDSAIQGQEFELAASLRDQEQKLRDELERRKMEWQQRQDSHDVAVTEEDIAEIVSSWTGIPIKKLAEGETQRLLNMEQLLHERVIGQDEAVKAVARAIRRARAGLKDPKRPIGSFIFLGPTGVGKTELARALAESMFGDEDAMIRVDMSEYMERHTTARLVGAPPGYVGFDEGGQLTEKVRRKPYSVVLLDEIEKAHPEVFNVLLQVLDDGRLTDGKGRTVDFRNTVIIMTSNVGAQMVKKGGPLGFTNNRENEYNDMKDKMMEELKRTFRPEFLNRIDDLIVFHSLAEQDISKIVKLLSEELRTRLRDYGLDFSLTEDAQAFLAKEGYDPQYGARPLKRAMQRHIEDRLSEALLSGEIKHGDHVTMDVDPEGGLRVIRGTKEVVGS
- a CDS encoding protein arginine kinase, encoding MSLEDYLAQNSATWLKDDGPESDIVISSRVRIARNLRGRVFPMLATDQDKQEILEAAARAAKHGALSRLGPFEMFAMRDLSEVDQQVLVEKHLISPGLIESSGGAVLLRPDEEVSIMVNEEDHLRIQCLLPGYQLETTYRLADQLDDGLEEMVDYAFDEEKGYLTACPTNVGTGMRASIMMHLPVLVMTGHINRILSAVTHVGLAVRGIYGEGSDALGNLFQISNQITLGQTEQEIIGNLHGVARQLINHERTARQHLLQANRVLLEDRVCRSFGILAYARQIDSKEALSRLSDVRLGIDLGVIRGVSAGILKELMVATQPGSLQKSAGHTMTAEERDVRRAALIRDRLRADPSSSLS
- a CDS encoding UvrB/UvrC motif-containing protein; protein product: MMCEQCGNRPATVHFTEIVQGEKNEYHLCETCAKEKGYAAYQFMAGAFSVNQLLSGLMNLDPAVKQRAASSQTRCESCGLTFSQFSQIGRFGCEHCYEAFAPGLDPMLKKIQSSSQHVGKIPKRQGGAIAHRRELIRLRQELQAHIKEERFEEAARLRDQIRALEMRVSE
- a CDS encoding CtsR family transcriptional regulator encodes the protein MKSTADQIEAYLFKRIEDSENGMIDLQRNELAQLFSCVPSQINYVIATRFTLERGYVIESKRGGGGYIRIRRVTEEAHSELDAIMRAIGSQITQREAEGIVWRLESDGILTAREAKMMRAVLSRDILHMPLPTRDEFRARLFVAMLVAVLTHDGEEME
- a CDS encoding HAD family hydrolase yields the protein MRRQGVLYIFDMDGTLFQTEVLAVQAFRRTFDGLWLRGVMPVPAVNDETIVGTFGRVHEEIWEVLYGRSLTKDELEVADALLLEEELDLLEKGQGKLYDCVESTLETLTKEGAICAVASNGQQRYIEGIAKHFGIVHHFKAGLLSAGGMRVSKKADLVGMLLRDVVHERAVMVGDRLSDIEAGNAHGIHTVACRYGFGTIEEWRLADDQIHRFDEILDLTPHERRIMITP
- a CDS encoding TetR/AcrR family transcriptional regulator gives rise to the protein MATNKYDEIAQAAITLFNRKGYHATSVQDIADEVGLQKGSLYHYINSKEELLLEIATKSINGFCRELEAVCEQASTAQEKLERAIYHHFDIVIGHLEMTTVLLREAFFLSDDQHKLIKDANDRYLNLWVQIIQEGIDTHEFRGEDPRLTALSILGSCNWVYRWYKADGKKSPQEIARYFCDLHLLGVLNR